Proteins encoded together in one Plasmodium cynomolgi strain B DNA, chromosome 9, whole genome shotgun sequence window:
- a CDS encoding tryptophan-rich antigen (Pv-fam-a;~putative), giving the protein MQLEIPKKDELDSGIISILDVDYQDIPKEYVEEETAVYPLKPEDYAKEDLQSTEWITFTQSLEDDWERLEVILNKAKERWMQQTNKEWSSWIHLIEDKWSIYSLRKRDWSDEKWKKWFRTEVKSQIDSEVKKWMNDTNNNLFKILAKDMLQFQNKKIKEWLMYHWKNNEGGSVPFGLMTTSKILKLIKSKEWYRTNPIINMQRRELMKWFILKENEYLKREWRNWTYWKKVKFFVINSICTTLSRKRLTEEEWNQFINDIKV; this is encoded by the exons ATGCAATTAGAAATACCAAAGAAAGACGAATTAGACTCTGGAATTATTTCTATCCTCGACGTAGACTACCAAGACATTCCAAAGGAATatgtagaagaagaaactgCAGTGTATCCATTGAAACCCGAAGATTATGCAAAGGAAGATTTACAATCAACAGAATGGATCACATTCACTCAAAGCTTAGAAGACGATTGGGAACGATTAGAAGTGATCTTAAATAAGGCAAAAGAAAGATGGATgcaacaaacaaataaagaaTGGTCTAGCTGGATTCACTTAATTGAAGATAAATGGTCAATATATA GTTTGAGAAAACGAGATTGGAGCGAcgagaaatggaaaaaatggtttAGAACAGAAGTAAAATCCCAAATTGATTcagaagtgaaaaaatggatgaacGACACTAATaacaatttatttaaaattcttGCGAAAGATATGTTGCAATTTCAAAACAAGAAAATCAAAGAATGGTTAATGTATCACTGGAAAAACAACGAAGGGGGTTCCGTACCGTTTGGACTTATGACAacatcaaaaattttaaaattgattAAGTCTAAAGAATGGTACCGTACCAATcctattataaatatgcaaagaAGAGAACTTATGAAATGGTTCATCCTTAAAGAAAACGAATATTTAAAACGAGAATGGAGAAACTGGACTTATTggaaaaaagttaaattttttgtgattaATTCAATATGCACAACACTTTCTAGAAAACGCCTAACCGAGGAAGAATGGAATCAATTTATTAATGATATAAAAGTTTGa